Proteins from a single region of Streptomyces sp. HUAS 15-9:
- a CDS encoding TetR/AcrR family transcriptional regulator — protein MGEEMGLRERKKMRMYQEVSAVAVRLFMEKGFDAVSVAEVAAAAGISKPTLFRYFPAKEDLVLQQIADHEGEAARVVTGQARPVDALRRHFLDGLDRCDPITGLNDDPGVLAFHSLLYGTPALVARLYGYLERSEDALAGALGGGLDARLAAAQIIAVQRILAQENWRRVAAGEGVERIREDAVAAAERAFGRLEALINIETR, from the coding sequence ATGGGTGAGGAGATGGGCCTGCGTGAGCGCAAGAAGATGCGGATGTACCAGGAGGTGTCCGCGGTCGCCGTACGGCTCTTCATGGAGAAGGGGTTCGACGCGGTGTCGGTCGCGGAGGTCGCCGCCGCGGCCGGGATCTCCAAGCCGACCCTCTTCCGGTACTTCCCGGCCAAGGAGGACCTCGTTCTGCAGCAGATCGCCGATCACGAGGGAGAGGCGGCACGGGTGGTGACCGGGCAGGCGCGGCCGGTCGACGCGCTGCGGCGGCACTTTCTCGACGGGCTGGACCGGTGCGATCCGATCACCGGGCTCAACGACGACCCCGGCGTGCTCGCCTTCCACTCCCTTCTGTACGGCACTCCGGCGCTGGTCGCGCGGCTGTACGGGTACCTGGAGCGGTCGGAGGACGCGCTGGCCGGGGCGCTCGGCGGGGGGCTGGACGCACGGCTCGCCGCCGCGCAGATCATCGCCGTGCAGCGGATCCTCGCGCAGGAGAACTGGCGGCGGGTGGCGGCCGGGGAGGGGGTGGAGCGGATCCGGGAGGACGCGGTGGCGGCGGCCGAGCGGGCGTTCGGGCGGCTCGAGGCTCTGATCAATATCGAGACACGGTAA
- a CDS encoding aminoglycoside phosphotransferase family protein, protein MTPRTVSDVRLRADELSGDATVVIGPLEGYHHETYVFPLPDGTRIVKCREPRAHILWFDRRCFVSEEELLRALAGRIARVPEIVDMEGVGLQRFIEGRTLGASRRLSRRVPEAFFGQIVDLFREMTRITPADLVSVERRCAPEDRAEDRDSDGFLERLVVFVEEHVYARNAAEFGPLFHALGVGEDAFTRLRKHVAGLKERPFCLLHADLHRENFIVDPQGLLWTIDWELAMLGDPLYDLATHLHLMRYPADQELRMTHEWCRAVERVRPGSSYGWEPDLRRILGFKRAQSVFTDVVRVSLSLSGRGEPNWFALHGAAGKLQRVLIAAAEPLGLEEVPSRSEITAALVRHHRDRR, encoded by the coding sequence ATGACTCCGAGAACGGTCTCCGACGTTCGGCTGCGGGCCGACGAGTTGAGTGGCGACGCGACCGTGGTGATCGGCCCGCTGGAGGGCTACCACCACGAGACGTACGTCTTTCCGCTGCCGGACGGGACGCGGATCGTCAAGTGCCGGGAGCCGCGCGCGCACATCCTCTGGTTCGACCGGCGCTGCTTCGTGTCGGAGGAGGAACTGCTGCGCGCCCTGGCAGGCCGCATCGCGCGCGTGCCCGAGATCGTCGACATGGAGGGCGTGGGGCTGCAGCGGTTCATCGAGGGCCGGACCCTCGGCGCATCGCGCCGGCTGTCCCGGCGGGTGCCCGAAGCGTTCTTCGGTCAAATCGTCGACCTGTTCCGGGAGATGACGCGGATCACGCCGGCCGATCTCGTCTCCGTCGAGCGCCGCTGCGCTCCCGAGGACCGTGCCGAGGACAGGGACAGTGACGGATTCCTGGAGCGTCTCGTCGTCTTCGTCGAGGAGCACGTCTACGCGAGGAACGCCGCGGAGTTCGGACCGCTGTTCCATGCCCTCGGTGTCGGCGAGGATGCGTTCACTCGCCTCAGGAAGCATGTCGCGGGACTGAAGGAACGACCCTTCTGCCTGCTGCACGCGGATCTGCACCGCGAGAACTTCATCGTCGACCCGCAGGGCCTGCTGTGGACCATCGACTGGGAACTGGCCATGCTGGGCGACCCCCTCTACGACCTGGCGACCCATCTGCACCTCATGCGCTACCCGGCGGACCAGGAACTCCGTATGACACATGAGTGGTGCCGGGCCGTGGAGCGTGTCCGGCCGGGCAGTTCCTACGGATGGGAACCGGACCTGCGGCGGATCCTCGGCTTCAAGCGGGCGCAGTCCGTCTTCACGGACGTCGTCCGGGTGTCGCTCTCGCTGTCCGGACGGGGTGAGCCCAACTGGTTCGCACTGCACGGAGCCGCGGGCAAGCTCCAGCGGGTCCTGATCGCCGCGGCCGAGCCGCTCGGGCTGGAGGAGGTGCCGAGCCGCTCGGAGATCACGGCCGCGCTCGTCCGGCACCACCGGGACCGACGCTGA